Proteins encoded by one window of Armatimonadia bacterium:
- a CDS encoding sugar-binding protein gives MTRLAVVALLLCLLAAVLVLPASAQPMPKKLIEYGWDVPAPSFVAQNLREMEKRPFEGLIFRVPTIGSVFANRKWDEKDPKIAAELKACSEIQWGRFTDNFVIMYAASTMDWFSDADWECVENNVRLCAKAARLARCKGVCFDAEPYGSNPWLYSKQAHADTKTFAEYAAQARKRGAQFMNQIQAELPNAVVHTFFQLSILSRYGNEPDLAERDRRLGAEGYGLLPAFLNGMLDVAGPNITITDGNESSYYYTEPLPYYRAYQTIHQTCLGLVAPENRAKYRAQMQCAQALYVDYLFDYWGRGTPAKYMTPEERAKWWEHNVYYSLATTDEYVWLYSEKMNWWQDKNLPPGMEQAIVSAKDKLAKRQPLGFEMTDIIKQARQREAEELQKRLGDKSAQVRRLTELEIPEIDGQLGDAAWKRSPALGPFMPYASQKDDALKAQTHAWVAYDTKMLYLAVRCEEPQANLLRPVGDKRDDDVWLGDSVDVFLTSGTARTPFFHFILNPKNVRWDARNTDAANQDLTWNPTYETATAVDATGWSAELAIPWSALGVTDAAPGKPILANVCRQRVTPAGNEYGSWSRCVQGFIEPERFGTWVLQ, from the coding sequence ATGACACGCTTGGCTGTTGTCGCCCTGCTCCTGTGCCTGCTGGCTGCAGTGCTGGTACTCCCGGCCTCGGCACAACCCATGCCAAAGAAGCTCATCGAGTATGGTTGGGACGTGCCTGCACCCAGCTTCGTCGCCCAGAACCTCCGCGAAATGGAGAAGCGGCCCTTCGAGGGCCTCATCTTCCGCGTCCCCACGATCGGCTCGGTCTTCGCCAACAGGAAGTGGGATGAGAAGGACCCCAAGATCGCGGCGGAGCTGAAGGCCTGCAGCGAGATCCAGTGGGGCAGGTTCACCGACAACTTCGTCATCATGTACGCTGCCTCGACGATGGACTGGTTCAGCGATGCCGACTGGGAGTGCGTCGAGAACAACGTCCGGCTCTGCGCCAAAGCTGCCCGACTGGCCCGCTGCAAGGGCGTGTGTTTCGATGCCGAGCCCTACGGCAGCAACCCCTGGCTCTACAGCAAGCAGGCCCACGCCGACACCAAGACCTTCGCTGAGTACGCTGCTCAGGCTCGCAAGCGTGGCGCGCAGTTCATGAACCAGATCCAGGCTGAACTGCCAAACGCGGTTGTGCACACCTTCTTCCAGCTCTCGATCCTGTCACGCTACGGCAACGAGCCCGACCTTGCCGAGCGGGACCGTCGACTCGGCGCCGAAGGCTACGGGCTGCTGCCTGCGTTCCTCAATGGGATGCTCGATGTCGCCGGTCCGAACATCACGATCACGGACGGCAACGAGTCCTCCTACTACTACACCGAGCCCCTCCCCTACTACCGAGCCTATCAGACCATCCACCAGACCTGCCTCGGACTGGTCGCGCCGGAGAACCGCGCCAAGTACCGGGCCCAGATGCAGTGCGCCCAGGCGCTGTATGTGGACTACCTCTTCGACTACTGGGGTCGGGGGACACCGGCCAAGTACATGACGCCCGAAGAGCGGGCCAAGTGGTGGGAGCACAACGTGTACTACTCCCTGGCCACCACCGATGAGTATGTATGGTTGTACAGCGAGAAGATGAACTGGTGGCAGGACAAGAACCTTCCGCCGGGGATGGAGCAGGCCATTGTCTCGGCCAAGGACAAGCTGGCAAAGCGCCAGCCGCTCGGGTTCGAGATGACCGACATCATCAAGCAGGCGCGGCAACGTGAGGCCGAGGAACTGCAGAAGCGTCTCGGAGACAAGAGCGCCCAGGTTCGGCGGCTCACTGAGCTGGAAATCCCTGAGATTGATGGGCAACTCGGCGACGCCGCCTGGAAGAGATCGCCGGCACTGGGGCCCTTCATGCCTTACGCAAGCCAGAAGGATGACGCGCTGAAGGCCCAGACCCATGCCTGGGTCGCCTACGACACCAAGATGCTGTACCTGGCTGTGCGCTGCGAAGAGCCCCAGGCGAACCTGCTCAGGCCCGTCGGCGACAAGCGAGACGATGACGTGTGGCTCGGAGACAGCGTCGACGTGTTCCTTACCTCGGGGACCGCCCGCACACCCTTCTTCCATTTTATCCTCAACCCGAAGAACGTGCGCTGGGACGCCCGCAACACCGATGCGGCGAATCAGGACCTGACCTGGAACCCGACCTATGAGACAGCTACCGCGGTCGATGCTACGGGCTGGTCGGCGGAACTGGCTATCCCCTGGTCGGCGCTCGGAGTCACCGACGCGGCGCCCGGCAAGCCGATTCTGGCGAACGTGTGTCGTCAGCGCGTGACCCCGGCGGGCAATGAGTACGGCTCGTGGTCGCGGTGCGTGCAAGGCTTCATTGAGCCCGAGCGTTTCGGAACCTGGGTGCTGCAGTAG
- a CDS encoding ThuA domain-containing protein, whose amino-acid sequence MPLRVTIWNEFRHEKADPQIRKLYPRGMHAAIAKYLKAQTDFKVRTATLDEEEHGLTEKVLAATDVLVWWGHMAHQEVRDEIVERVHQRVLAGMGLVVLHSGHYSKIFRRLMGTTCSLKWREIGERERLWVVSPGHPIVEGIGECIEIPHAEMYGEHFDIPAPDELVLVSWFEGGEVFRSGCCWNRGKGKVFYFRPGHETYPIYYQEEVLKVIANALRWAAPVAGPDFQRGNVKPLEDVKPHG is encoded by the coding sequence ATGCCCCTCCGCGTCACCATCTGGAACGAGTTCCGGCACGAGAAAGCAGACCCGCAGATCAGGAAACTGTACCCTCGAGGCATGCACGCAGCGATTGCCAAGTACTTGAAGGCGCAGACCGACTTCAAGGTGAGGACGGCGACACTGGATGAGGAGGAGCACGGTCTGACCGAGAAGGTCCTCGCGGCCACCGACGTGCTGGTCTGGTGGGGACACATGGCCCACCAGGAGGTCCGCGACGAGATTGTGGAGCGCGTCCACCAGCGGGTCCTGGCCGGCATGGGCCTCGTGGTGCTGCACTCCGGGCACTACTCGAAGATCTTCCGTCGGCTCATGGGCACAACGTGCAGCCTCAAGTGGCGTGAGATCGGCGAGAGGGAGCGACTGTGGGTAGTGAGCCCCGGCCACCCCATCGTCGAGGGGATCGGCGAGTGCATCGAGATTCCGCATGCGGAGATGTACGGCGAGCACTTCGACATCCCGGCACCGGACGAGCTGGTACTCGTCAGTTGGTTCGAGGGCGGCGAAGTGTTCCGCAGTGGCTGCTGCTGGAATCGTGGCAAGGGCAAGGTCTTCTACTTCCGCCCCGGACACGAGACCTACCCGATCTACTACCAGGAGGAAGTGCTCAAGGTCATCGCCAACGCTCTCCGTTGGGCAGCGCCAGTGGCAGGTCCGGACTTCCAGCGCGGGAACGTCAAGCCGCTCGAGGACGTCAAGCCACACGGGTAG
- the ftsE gene encoding cell division ATP-binding protein FtsE — protein sequence MIELQDVSLRYPSGTEALTKVDLRIERGEFCFVVGASGSGKSTLLQLLYREIAPTSGRVIVDGQDVAQLPPSKVPFLRRKMGIVFQDYRLLPDMTIWENVGFALDVLGATRREKHRKVPISLELVGLGDKMQSRPGELSGGEQQRVCIARALVNAPPALLCDEPTGNLDPDTSLDIVNLLAHINETGTTILMATHDKFIVDQMQRRVVNLVRGTVVRDAAAGGYDVS from the coding sequence ATGATCGAACTCCAAGACGTCAGCCTGAGGTACCCCTCGGGTACAGAGGCGCTGACGAAGGTGGACCTCCGCATCGAGCGAGGCGAGTTTTGCTTCGTAGTGGGGGCATCGGGAAGCGGCAAGTCGACGCTTCTGCAACTACTGTACCGCGAGATCGCGCCCACTTCCGGGCGAGTGATTGTCGACGGGCAGGACGTGGCCCAGTTGCCCCCGTCAAAGGTTCCCTTCCTGCGGCGCAAGATGGGCATTGTGTTCCAAGACTACCGGCTGCTTCCCGACATGACGATATGGGAGAACGTCGGCTTCGCTCTTGATGTGCTGGGCGCAACGCGACGCGAGAAACATCGCAAGGTGCCCATCAGCCTTGAGCTGGTTGGGCTGGGCGACAAGATGCAGTCGCGTCCGGGCGAGCTGTCTGGCGGCGAGCAGCAGCGGGTGTGCATCGCCCGCGCCCTGGTCAATGCTCCGCCGGCCTTGCTGTGCGATGAGCCGACCGGAAACCTCGACCCAGACACGTCTCTGGACATCGTCAACTTGCTGGCCCACATCAACGAGACCGGCACCACTATACTGATGGCGACACACGATAAGTTCATCGTAGACCAAATGCAGCGGCGCGTGGTGAACCTGGTGCGTGGCACTGTCGTTCGCGATGCTGCGGCTGGAGGCTACGATGTCTCTTAA